In the genome of Halobacterium noricense, one region contains:
- a CDS encoding MGMT family protein gives MAAAGIYARESSYLDRAVQLGVAGDRVISVSFPEGVPADADPDHPLLDRVEAYFEGAEDDFDDVEVGLTVPTNHRVVLEAVRNVPYGERVTVKRVLSMVPDTDPEDSDARETARAALASNPVPLFVPDHRVRDGPSGAPPEVVDRLRALES, from the coding sequence ATGGCTGCGGCCGGTATCTACGCACGCGAGTCGTCGTATCTCGACAGAGCCGTCCAACTCGGCGTCGCGGGCGACCGCGTCATCAGCGTCTCCTTCCCCGAGGGCGTGCCGGCGGACGCCGACCCCGACCACCCGCTGCTCGACCGCGTCGAGGCGTACTTCGAGGGCGCGGAGGACGACTTCGACGACGTGGAGGTCGGCCTGACTGTCCCGACGAACCACCGCGTCGTGCTCGAAGCCGTCCGGAACGTCCCGTACGGCGAGCGCGTCACGGTCAAGCGCGTCCTCTCGATGGTCCCCGACACGGACCCCGAGGACAGCGACGCCCGCGAAACCGCGCGCGCCGCGCTCGCGAGCAACCCCGTCCCACTGTTCGTCCCGGACCACCGCGTCCGTGACGGTCCGAGCGGCGCGCCACCGGAAGTCGTCGACCGCCTCCGCGCGCTCGAGTCCTGA
- the trpA gene encoding tryptophan synthase subunit alpha, whose protein sequence is MTRSEIRAAFEGGPALVSYVAAGDPSAEATKEYVEALVDGGTDVVELGLPFSEPVAEGTTIQNAIKRALEAGMTPDAYLDLVRELDVDVPVVCMTYYNLIYQYGSEPGPEEFVEAAAEAGISGFVVPDLPVNESEPMYEACREHGLDLVFIVAPTTTPERLESMLDRTTGFVYVQGRLGTTGARDEVSENTPEALERLQDADVPKAVGFGISSGDQAREVVASGADGVIVGSAYVDIIADGVENDLPIEAVADRLEALAAELKAGARKGLPEPERK, encoded by the coding sequence GTGACCCGCAGCGAGATTCGCGCCGCGTTCGAGGGCGGCCCCGCGCTCGTCTCCTACGTCGCCGCGGGCGACCCGAGCGCGGAAGCCACGAAGGAGTACGTCGAAGCACTCGTCGACGGCGGCACCGACGTCGTCGAACTCGGCCTCCCGTTCTCGGAGCCGGTCGCCGAGGGCACCACGATTCAGAACGCCATCAAGCGCGCGCTGGAGGCCGGCATGACCCCGGACGCCTACCTCGACCTCGTTCGGGAGTTGGACGTGGACGTGCCCGTCGTCTGCATGACGTACTACAACCTGATTTACCAGTACGGCTCCGAGCCCGGCCCCGAGGAGTTCGTCGAAGCTGCCGCCGAGGCGGGCATCTCCGGATTCGTCGTGCCCGACCTCCCAGTCAACGAGTCCGAGCCGATGTACGAGGCGTGCCGCGAGCACGGCCTCGACTTGGTGTTCATCGTCGCGCCGACGACGACGCCCGAGCGCCTCGAATCGATGCTCGACCGCACCACCGGGTTCGTCTACGTGCAGGGCCGGCTCGGCACGACCGGCGCCCGCGACGAGGTCAGCGAGAACACGCCCGAGGCGCTCGAACGCCTGCAGGACGCCGACGTCCCGAAGGCCGTCGGGTTCGGCATCTCGTCGGGCGATCAGGCCCGCGAGGTCGTCGCGAGCGGGGCCGACGGCGTCATCGTCGGGAGCGCGTACGTCGACATCATCGCCGACGGCGTCGAAAACGACCTGCCGATCGAGGCGGTCGCCGACCGCCTCGAAGCGCTCGCCGCGGAACTGAAGGCGGGGGCGCGGAAGGGTCTGCCCGAACCGGAACGCAAATAG
- a CDS encoding CPBP family intramembrane glutamic endopeptidase, producing MAYWVAFAAFALLVTSGLVALTRASEGVVGEGTEEFTAGELLLQTTLSQAVVGALLVAALWLARIPLESLGAAVSVDLAAVGVAAGLVLALGNEAAMHVLDSAGLGYDAELRETLTPDQRRGWLILFCVALPVVAGFEELLFRGILVGALSVGFGVSPWVLAAASSVAFGTAHTAQGTTGVVVTTLLGFALAAAYVLTGSLLAVFVAHYVVNAAEFAAHAR from the coding sequence ATGGCGTACTGGGTCGCGTTCGCGGCGTTCGCGCTGCTGGTGACTTCTGGGCTCGTCGCGCTTACGCGGGCGTCAGAGGGCGTCGTCGGCGAGGGAACCGAGGAGTTCACGGCGGGTGAGTTGCTGTTGCAGACGACGCTCTCGCAGGCCGTCGTCGGCGCGCTCCTCGTGGCCGCGCTGTGGTTGGCGCGGATTCCCCTCGAATCGCTCGGCGCCGCCGTCTCCGTCGACCTCGCCGCCGTTGGCGTCGCCGCAGGGCTCGTACTCGCGCTCGGGAACGAGGCCGCGATGCACGTGCTCGACTCGGCGGGGCTGGGCTACGATGCGGAACTCCGGGAGACGCTGACGCCCGACCAGCGTCGCGGCTGGCTGATTCTATTCTGCGTCGCGCTGCCCGTCGTCGCGGGCTTCGAGGAACTGTTGTTCCGCGGGATTCTCGTCGGCGCGCTCTCAGTGGGCTTTGGCGTGTCGCCGTGGGTGCTCGCGGCCGCGTCGAGCGTCGCGTTCGGGACGGCGCACACCGCGCAGGGCACGACTGGGGTCGTCGTCACGACGCTGTTGGGGTTCGCGCTCGCCGCGGCGTACGTCCTCACCGGCAGCCTGCTCGCGGTGTTCGTCGCGCACTACGTCGTGAACGCCGCGGAGTTCGCGGCGCACGCGCGGTAG
- the trpC gene encoding indole-3-glycerol phosphate synthase — MDESDGLAPAVQSILNAAREREPDSGRVSVSPRSLPDAFAAAEADGRVPTIAEVKPTSPTTEGGRHDDPVDLAEQMVAGGAAALSVLTEPEHFGGSPENLRAIRDAVDVPVLRKDFLLREAQLDAVEADVVLLIARFLGDDLEPMLAAARERGFQALVEVHDRDELDRAVDAGADIIGVNNRDLAKLEVDLSTFETVAPHAPEDVTLIAESGVSTPADVRRMREAGADGLLVGSAIMAGDVTENTQTLVNA; from the coding sequence ATGGACGAGAGTGACGGGCTCGCGCCGGCGGTGCAGTCAATCCTGAACGCGGCCCGCGAGCGAGAACCGGACAGCGGCCGGGTATCGGTGTCTCCCCGGTCGCTCCCGGACGCGTTCGCGGCCGCCGAGGCGGACGGGCGCGTGCCCACGATTGCGGAAGTGAAACCGACAAGTCCCACCACGGAGGGCGGGCGCCACGACGACCCCGTCGACCTCGCCGAGCAGATGGTCGCGGGCGGCGCGGCCGCGCTCTCCGTGCTCACCGAACCCGAGCACTTCGGCGGCAGCCCCGAGAACCTGCGCGCGATTCGGGACGCCGTCGACGTGCCCGTGCTCCGGAAGGACTTCCTACTACGGGAGGCGCAACTGGACGCCGTCGAAGCCGACGTCGTCCTGCTCATCGCGCGCTTCCTCGGTGACGACCTCGAACCGATGCTGGCGGCGGCCCGCGAGCGCGGCTTCCAGGCGCTCGTGGAGGTCCACGACCGCGACGAACTCGACCGCGCAGTCGACGCCGGCGCGGACATTATCGGCGTGAACAACCGCGACCTCGCGAAACTGGAGGTCGACCTCTCGACGTTCGAGACGGTCGCGCCCCACGCCCCCGAGGACGTGACGCTGATTGCGGAGAGCGGCGTGAGCACGCCCGCGGACGTCCGGCGGATGCGCGAGGCGGGCGCCGACGGCCTGCTCGTCGGAAGCGCCATCATGGCCGGCGACGTAACCGAGAACACGCAGACGTTAGTGAACGCATGA
- the trpB gene encoding tryptophan synthase subunit beta, with protein sequence MSEESKRTTGAQSETQAGKFGAYGGQYVPEVLMPAVEELADAYERYVLGNEDGFVDDFRQRIREFGGRPTPLSHAENLSGRYGFDVYLKREDLLHGGAHKLNNALGQVLLAKYMGKERIVAETGAGQHGTATAMACAYLDMPCEIYMGRTDVNRQRPNVFRMRIHDAEVNPVDVGSGTLKEAINETMRDWATNVEDTHYVIGSVVGPHPFPAMVRDFQSVISEEMRVQSEDQLGRLPEAVIACAGGGSNTMGAFAAFVGRADHRSAEQGSGGVATSARLPGAPEGTHEPAADVDLLAVEAGGSSLGVDKAEGYAPNSASLSTGTEGVLHGARTKLLQTEEGQIVESHSVSAGLDYAGVGPELAYLVDEGRVEPVNVDDDAALEAFHRLSREEGIIPALESSHAVAYLEGYEGDGPVVVNVSGRGDKDLDTVIEESAARDIAGAPTMEVFEE encoded by the coding sequence ATGAGCGAGGAATCTAAGCGAACGACGGGCGCACAGTCGGAGACGCAGGCCGGGAAGTTCGGGGCGTACGGCGGCCAGTACGTCCCCGAGGTCCTGATGCCGGCGGTCGAGGAACTCGCGGATGCCTACGAGCGCTACGTCCTCGGCAACGAGGACGGCTTCGTGGACGACTTCCGCCAGCGCATCCGGGAGTTCGGCGGGCGGCCGACGCCGCTGAGCCACGCCGAGAACCTCTCGGGGCGCTACGGCTTCGACGTCTACCTCAAGCGCGAGGACCTCCTGCACGGCGGCGCGCACAAGCTCAACAACGCGCTCGGGCAGGTGTTGCTCGCGAAGTACATGGGCAAGGAGCGCATCGTCGCCGAGACCGGCGCAGGCCAGCACGGCACCGCGACCGCGATGGCCTGTGCGTACCTCGACATGCCCTGCGAGATTTACATGGGCCGCACGGACGTGAACCGCCAGCGGCCGAACGTCTTCCGGATGCGCATCCACGACGCCGAAGTCAACCCGGTCGACGTCGGCTCGGGCACGCTGAAGGAGGCAATCAACGAGACGATGCGCGACTGGGCGACGAACGTCGAGGACACCCACTACGTCATCGGCAGCGTCGTCGGCCCGCACCCGTTCCCGGCGATGGTCCGGGACTTCCAGTCGGTCATCAGCGAGGAGATGCGCGTGCAGTCGGAGGACCAGCTCGGCCGGCTTCCCGAAGCCGTCATCGCGTGCGCCGGCGGCGGGTCGAACACGATGGGTGCGTTCGCCGCGTTCGTCGGACGCGCGGACCACCGGTCCGCGGAACAGGGGAGCGGCGGAGTCGCGACCAGCGCTCGACTCCCGGGTGCGCCCGAGGGCACGCACGAGCCCGCGGCGGACGTGGACCTGCTCGCTGTCGAGGCGGGCGGCTCCAGCCTCGGCGTGGACAAGGCGGAGGGGTACGCGCCGAACTCCGCGAGCCTCTCGACGGGGACTGAGGGCGTGCTCCACGGCGCGCGCACGAAACTCCTCCAGACGGAGGAGGGCCAAATCGTCGAGTCTCACTCCGTGAGCGCGGGCCTCGACTACGCGGGCGTCGGCCCGGAACTGGCGTACCTCGTGGACGAGGGCCGCGTCGAGCCCGTGAACGTCGACGACGACGCCGCGCTCGAAGCCTTCCACCGCCTCTCCCGCGAGGAGGGCATCATCCCGGCGCTCGAATCGAGCCACGCCGTCGCCTACTTGGAAGGGTACGAGGGTGACGGCCCGGTCGTCGTGAACGTCTCCGGCCGCGGCGACAAGGACCTCGACACGGTCATCGAGGAGTCCGCAGCGCGCGACATCGCCGGCGCGCCCACGATGGAGGTGTTCGAGGAGTGA
- a CDS encoding 3-dehydroquinate synthase II yields MTRSVWLKADDAVGDWETRKRRITTGLEAGVDWVLVDDEDVERVRELGSVNVAAFRTDDGDVIEEADSEEPAEPDAYVVGKDGEGDGTVDLPEDFSGSADLSTIRRGNADAAYVRILDERYEAFAEEAAQDAEHTIVVGEDWTIIPLENLIARIGDETTLVAGVESAAEAETAFETLDIGADAVLLDSDDPDEIRRTVQARDAAERERLDLAWVTVTEIEEAGSADRVCVDTGTLMEDDEGMLVGSMSRGLFFVHAETAESPYVASRPFRVNAGAVHAYVRTPDGGTKYLAELSSGDEVQVVDREGHTRTAVVGRAKIEKRPMFRVEAETESGDRIETLLQNAETIKISTREGRTAVTDLDEGDEILAYLEEGGRHFGEAIDERIIEQ; encoded by the coding sequence ATGACACGGTCCGTCTGGCTGAAGGCCGACGACGCGGTCGGTGACTGGGAGACGCGCAAGCGACGCATCACGACCGGCTTGGAAGCCGGCGTCGACTGGGTGCTCGTCGACGACGAGGACGTCGAGCGCGTCCGCGAACTCGGCTCGGTGAACGTCGCGGCGTTCCGCACGGACGACGGCGACGTCATCGAAGAAGCCGACAGCGAGGAGCCCGCCGAACCCGACGCGTACGTCGTCGGGAAGGACGGCGAGGGCGACGGCACCGTCGACCTCCCGGAGGACTTCTCGGGGAGCGCGGACCTCTCCACGATTCGCCGCGGGAACGCCGACGCCGCCTACGTCCGCATCCTCGACGAGCGCTACGAGGCGTTCGCCGAGGAAGCCGCACAGGACGCCGAACACACCATCGTCGTCGGCGAGGACTGGACTATCATCCCGCTGGAGAACCTCATCGCGCGCATCGGCGACGAGACCACGCTCGTCGCTGGCGTCGAATCCGCCGCGGAGGCCGAGACTGCCTTCGAGACGCTGGACATCGGCGCCGACGCCGTGCTGCTGGACAGCGACGACCCGGACGAGATTCGCCGCACGGTGCAGGCCCGGGACGCCGCCGAGCGCGAGCGCCTCGACCTCGCGTGGGTCACCGTCACGGAAATCGAGGAAGCCGGGAGCGCGGACCGCGTCTGCGTCGATACGGGCACCCTCATGGAGGACGACGAGGGGATGCTCGTCGGGTCGATGTCCCGCGGCCTGTTCTTCGTACACGCCGAGACCGCCGAGTCGCCGTACGTCGCATCCCGGCCGTTCCGCGTGAACGCGGGGGCCGTCCACGCCTACGTCCGGACACCCGACGGCGGCACGAAGTACCTCGCGGAACTCTCCAGTGGCGACGAAGTGCAGGTCGTCGACCGCGAGGGCCACACGCGGACCGCGGTGGTCGGGCGCGCGAAAATCGAGAAGCGCCCGATGTTCCGTGTCGAAGCCGAGACCGAGTCTGGGGACCGCATCGAGACGCTGCTCCAGAACGCCGAGACCATCAAAATCTCCACGCGCGAGGGTCGTACCGCCGTCACGGACCTCGACGAAGGCGACGAGATTCTGGCCTACCTCGAAGAGGGCGGTCGCCACTTCGGCGAAGCCATCGACGAGCGCATCATCGAACAGTAA
- a CDS encoding DUF6677 family protein, which produces MVNRRGVIAAVLGFVYPGLGHVYLRRWVRAVSWFVLALVTAALVVPESAYQAFQTDGFAGLVEASESFGLEVTLSLLVIRVLNVVDAYLVAVRDTANNVAERVPTHGDADADAAGEPAECPACGKELDRDLDFCPWCTTRFDTATDDAESA; this is translated from the coding sequence GTGGTCAATCGACGCGGCGTCATCGCGGCGGTACTCGGTTTCGTCTACCCCGGCCTCGGACACGTCTACCTGCGGCGCTGGGTGCGCGCCGTCTCGTGGTTCGTGCTCGCGCTCGTGACGGCCGCGCTGGTCGTCCCCGAGTCGGCGTACCAGGCGTTCCAGACCGACGGCTTCGCTGGCCTCGTGGAAGCCAGCGAGAGCTTCGGCCTCGAAGTGACGCTCAGCCTGCTGGTGATTCGCGTGCTGAACGTCGTCGACGCGTACCTCGTCGCGGTCCGGGACACGGCGAACAACGTCGCCGAGCGCGTGCCGACGCACGGCGATGCCGACGCGGACGCTGCTGGTGAACCCGCCGAATGCCCGGCGTGTGGCAAAGAACTCGACCGTGACCTCGACTTCTGTCCGTGGTGTACGACGCGATTCGACACTGCGACCGACGACGCCGAATCCGCGTAG
- the lonB gene encoding ATP-dependent protease LonB: MSNESTEDEPHHEDPDADAPDAPEAGEESTAESAEPLDDLEDLGSEVGVEGDVSINEDNAEDDLLGGLEIPDTSAIEVPERLVDQVIGQSEARDIILRAAKQHRHVMMIGSPGTGKSMLAKAMSHLLPKESLQDVLVYNNPDDSNEPKVRTVPAGKGEQIVEAHQEEARKRNQMRSFLMWIIILLVVGYALLIAHQPLLGVLAAGVIYLAFRYTDRGGDAMVPKLLINNADSQTAPFEDATGAHAGALLGDVRHDPFQSGGMGTPSHERVEAGSIQKSHNGVLFIDEINTLDVRSQQKLMTAIQEGAFSITGQSERSSGAMVQTEPVPCDFIMVASGNMDAMENMHPALRSRVRGYGYEVYMDDTIEDTPEMRRKFARFVAQEVERDGQLPHFDADAVRELILEAKRRAGRKDHLTLELRDLGGLVRVAGDIASSKGNEFTTRDDVLQAKKRSRSIEQQFVDNYIERRKDYELGTSQEEAVGRVNGLAVMGGDSGIMLPVMAEITPAQSQEEGRIYATGQLKEMAEEAVENVSAIIKKFSDENMSEKDVHIQFVQAGEGGVDGDSASITVATAVISALEDIPIAQDLAMTGSLSVRGDVLPVGGVTHKIEAAAKAGCTRVIIPKANEQDVMIEDEYKDQIEIIPVSHISEVLDVALVGEPEKDSLVDRLKSITGKALEGQTESGATGGSPSPQ, translated from the coding sequence ATGAGCAACGAATCGACCGAAGACGAGCCCCACCACGAGGACCCCGACGCCGACGCCCCCGACGCCCCCGAAGCGGGCGAGGAGTCGACGGCCGAGTCTGCCGAACCCCTCGACGACCTCGAGGACCTCGGCAGCGAGGTCGGCGTGGAAGGCGACGTCTCTATCAACGAGGACAACGCCGAGGACGACCTGCTTGGCGGCCTCGAAATCCCGGACACCTCGGCCATCGAGGTGCCCGAACGGCTGGTCGACCAGGTCATCGGCCAGTCCGAGGCCCGCGACATCATCCTGCGCGCGGCCAAACAGCACCGCCACGTGATGATGATCGGCTCCCCGGGGACCGGGAAGTCGATGCTCGCGAAGGCGATGAGCCACCTCCTCCCGAAGGAGAGTCTACAGGACGTTCTCGTCTACAACAACCCGGACGACTCCAACGAGCCGAAGGTCCGGACCGTCCCCGCCGGAAAGGGCGAGCAAATCGTCGAAGCCCATCAGGAGGAAGCCCGCAAACGCAACCAGATGCGGTCGTTCCTCATGTGGATCATCATCCTGCTCGTCGTGGGTTACGCGCTCCTCATCGCCCACCAGCCGCTGCTGGGCGTGCTCGCGGCCGGTGTCATCTATCTGGCGTTCCGCTACACCGACCGCGGCGGCGACGCGATGGTGCCCAAGCTCCTCATCAACAACGCCGACAGCCAGACCGCGCCGTTCGAGGACGCGACCGGTGCCCACGCCGGCGCGCTGCTCGGCGACGTCCGCCACGACCCGTTCCAGTCCGGCGGCATGGGGACGCCGAGCCACGAGCGCGTCGAAGCCGGATCCATCCAGAAGTCCCATAATGGCGTGCTGTTCATCGACGAAATCAACACGCTCGACGTCCGCAGCCAGCAGAAGCTGATGACGGCGATTCAGGAGGGCGCGTTCTCCATCACCGGCCAGTCCGAACGCAGTTCGGGCGCGATGGTCCAGACCGAACCCGTCCCGTGTGACTTCATCATGGTCGCGTCCGGGAACATGGACGCGATGGAGAACATGCACCCCGCGCTCCGTTCCCGCGTTCGCGGGTACGGGTACGAGGTGTACATGGACGACACCATCGAGGACACCCCGGAGATGCGCAGGAAGTTCGCGCGCTTCGTCGCCCAGGAGGTCGAACGCGACGGCCAGCTCCCGCACTTCGACGCGGACGCCGTCCGCGAGCTCATCCTCGAAGCGAAGCGCCGCGCCGGCCGCAAGGACCACCTCACGCTCGAACTGCGCGACCTCGGTGGGCTCGTGCGAGTCGCCGGCGACATCGCGAGCTCGAAGGGCAACGAATTCACCACGCGCGACGACGTGCTGCAGGCGAAGAAGCGCTCGCGGTCCATCGAACAGCAGTTCGTGGACAACTACATCGAGCGCCGCAAGGACTACGAGCTCGGCACCTCCCAGGAGGAGGCCGTCGGCCGCGTGAACGGCCTCGCGGTCATGGGCGGCGACTCCGGCATCATGCTGCCCGTGATGGCCGAAATCACGCCCGCGCAGAGCCAGGAGGAGGGTCGCATCTACGCGACCGGCCAGCTCAAGGAGATGGCCGAGGAGGCAGTCGAGAACGTCTCCGCCATCATCAAGAAGTTCAGCGACGAGAACATGTCCGAGAAGGACGTGCACATCCAGTTCGTCCAGGCTGGCGAGGGCGGCGTCGACGGCGACTCCGCCTCCATCACGGTCGCGACCGCGGTCATCAGCGCGCTGGAGGACATCCCCATCGCGCAGGACCTCGCGATGACCGGCAGCCTCTCCGTCCGCGGGGACGTGCTGCCGGTCGGCGGCGTCACGCACAAAATCGAGGCCGCCGCGAAGGCGGGCTGCACGCGCGTCATCATCCCGAAAGCCAACGAGCAGGACGTGATGATCGAGGACGAGTACAAAGACCAGATCGAGATCATCCCGGTCTCGCACATCAGCGAAGTCCTCGACGTCGCGCTCGTCGGCGAACCCGAGAAGGACTCGCTGGTCGACCGCCTCAAATCCATCACCGGCAAGGCCCTCGAAGGCCAGACGGAGTCCGGTGCGACCGGCGGCTCGCCGAGTCCGCAATAG
- a CDS encoding 2-amino-3,7-dideoxy-D-threo-hept-6-ulosonate synthase has translation MTPGKTARLDRIGRDGRFVTIPMDHGITLGAVDGLVDIESTIDAVTSNGADAVLTQKGIAPRVHGNKNDAGYIVHLNASTSIGPDSNDKRFTGTVEEAVRAGADAVSFHINVGSDHEPDQITQLAGVVDDAQDLGMPVLAMAYARGPGVDEHDAESLGHAVRLAEELGADVVKTAYSGSRESFERVVESTSKPVIIAGGSPDGDRETLQNVRDAIDAGAVGVSTGRTVFQHDDPGAMTAAIAAVVHEDAAPDEALREAGLPIEA, from the coding sequence ATGACACCAGGGAAGACAGCGCGACTCGACCGCATCGGCCGGGATGGCCGATTCGTCACCATCCCGATGGACCACGGAATCACACTCGGCGCCGTCGACGGTCTCGTCGACATCGAATCCACCATCGACGCAGTCACGAGCAACGGTGCCGACGCCGTACTCACGCAGAAAGGCATCGCCCCCCGCGTCCACGGGAACAAGAACGACGCCGGCTATATTGTCCACCTCAACGCCTCTACGTCTATCGGGCCGGACTCCAACGACAAGCGCTTCACCGGCACCGTCGAGGAAGCCGTCCGAGCCGGCGCAGACGCCGTCTCCTTCCACATCAACGTCGGCAGCGACCACGAACCGGACCAGATTACGCAGCTCGCGGGCGTCGTCGACGACGCACAGGACCTCGGGATGCCCGTGCTTGCGATGGCGTACGCCCGCGGCCCGGGCGTCGACGAACACGACGCCGAAAGCCTCGGCCACGCCGTCCGACTCGCGGAGGAACTCGGCGCGGACGTCGTGAAGACCGCCTACTCGGGGAGCCGCGAGAGCTTCGAGCGCGTCGTCGAGTCCACGAGCAAACCGGTCATCATCGCCGGCGGCAGCCCCGACGGCGACCGCGAAACCCTCCAGAACGTCCGCGACGCGATCGACGCCGGCGCTGTGGGCGTCTCGACGGGTCGCACTGTCTTCCAGCACGACGACCCCGGCGCGATGACGGCCGCCATCGCCGCCGTGGTCCACGAGGACGCCGCGCCCGACGAAGCGCTCCGCGAGGCCGGCCTCCCCATCGAAGCCTGA